Genomic segment of Arachnia propionica:
GGCGCCGGCGGTCAGCTTCTCGGGCTCGCCGGAACGCATGATCTCCTCAGCGGCGTCGATCAGCCGACGCTGAACCATCGCACGGTGTTGGGCAACGGTGGGGGCTGCGATCTTCGGCACTCGATTCCTTCCTGACTCCTTGGCGACCAATACTAGATCTTGGTCGCGAAACCGCACCAGACCCGCCCACCTTCCACGGGCATCTACACTGGATCGGCACCACGACGACCCTAGGGGGATCATGACCGTCCACGAGCTCATCATCATCGGCTCCGGCCCTGCCGGATACACCGCTGCCATCTACGCGGCCCGCGCCGCGCTGAAACCCATCGTGTTCGAGGGCGCCCTCGACAGCGGCGGCGCGCTGATGAACACCACCGAGGTGGAGAACTTCCCCGGGTTCCCCGACGGCGTGATGGGCCCCGACCTGATGGGCCAGATGCGTTCCCAGGCGGAGAGGTTCGGGGCGCAGCTGGTCACCGACGACGCCGAGGCCGTCGACCTGACCGGCGAGGTCAAGAAGGTCACCGATTCCGCGGGCAAGGTCTGGGAGGCGAAGGCGGTGATCCTGGCCATGGGATCCGGGTACCGCAAGCTGGGCGTCGACGGGGAGGATCGGCTCTCGGGCCGCGGCGTCTCCTGGTGCGCCACCTGCGACGGTGCCTTCTTCCGCGACAAGCCCATAGCCGTGATCGGCGGCGGGGACTCCGCTGTGGAGGAGGCCACCTTCCTGACCCGTTTCGCCTCCCGCGTCACCCTCGTGCACCGGCGCGATGAGCTGCGCGCCTCGAAGGCCATGGCCTCCCGCGCCGAGAAGGACCCGAAACTGGACTTCGCGTGGAACTCGGTGGTGGAATCCGTCAACGGGGATGCGCGAGTGGAATCCGTCACTCTGCGCGACACGGTGACGGGGGAAACCCGCCGGCTGGAGGTCTCCGGGGTGTTCGTCGCCATCGGCCACGACCCGCGCAGCGCGCTGGTCAAGGGGCAGGTGGAGCTCGACGAGGCGGGCTACGTGAAGGTCGCAGCCGGCTCCCAGGCGACGAACCTCCAGGGCGTGTTCGCCTGCGGCGACCTGGTGGACCACACCTACCGCCAGGCCATCACGGCAGCCGGCTCCGGCTGCCAGGCCGCCCTCGACGCCGAACGCTGGCTGGCAGCGAACGAGGCGTGATCGTAGACTCGCCACGAAGAACAAGGAGTGTGAAATGGCCGTTGTCGATGTGACCGAGGCGACCTTCGCCGACGAGGTGCTGCTGTCGCCGGTTCCGGTGGTGGTGGATTACTGGGCCACGTGGTGCGGACCCTGCAAACAGATGGCCCCCATCATCGAGGAACTGGCCCGCGACTACGAGGGCCGGGTGAAATTCGTGAAACTCGACATCAATGCCGAGGTCGCGTTCGCCGCCGAGAAGGGCATCCTCAGCATCCCCACCCTGGAGTTCTACAAATCCGGAAAGGTGGAGAAAACCCTGTCGGGGGGCAAGTCGAAGAACGCGCTCAAGAAGGTCATCGACGAGCTCGTCTGATGACCGATCGTTTCCCGCGCTACGGCGAGGGTTCACCCCGCCGTAGCGCGAGCAGCCCTGAGTCACCCCTGGAACCGGCGTTCCCAATCCCGAGGCGAACGGCGGAGAGCGTCCCGACCCCTCCCAGATTCACCGGACCCCGTCGCAGCGCAGCCACTCCCACCAGTCCAGCCACTCCCACCAGTCCAGCCACTCCCACCAGTCCAGCCACTCCCACCAGTCCAGCCACTCCCACCAGTCCTGCCAGCCCCGACAAAACCACCGTTTTCAAACGCATCACGGAACCGATCGCGCGCCGCTCGGCCACCTCGCCGGAAACGCCAGCACGGGAACCCCGTGAATGGCGCAACGTTCCGAAGGACGACGCCGAGGACGAGATCCCTGCCCGGCCACCGCGACACCACATCCCACCCATCCCCAGGTTCGTGAAGATCACGGGGATCGTCGCGGCGGTGGTGCTGCTCGTGATCGCGGGCTGGCTGGGCATGGTCCTGGGCGGGCTCGGAAAGCCGAGCGCGGACGCGTCGCCGGCCTGGGCCCTGAAGCTGCCGACGCAGATCGGGAGCTTCGCCAACGACGGGGTGAAGGAGTCGGCGGCCCCCAGCGGCGCGGGCACCATCCTGCGATCCAACTACTCCGACGGGAACTCCCAGTTCATGCTGCTGCTGCAACGCCCGGCACCGGAGTTGAACTCCTACCTGACAAGTTCCGGTATCACCAACATCACCTCGGTGCACGACGCCTCGTGCGGAATCTACGACAAAGAACAGATGCCTGTGTGCGCCCGGGTCATCGAAAAAACGGTCATCATGGTCATGGGGTTCAGCGGCCAGAACAACGAGACCTTGGCCGACCTGATCGAGTCCGCCTACAACACGGTCAAGAAGCAGCAGTAGATTTTCGCGGTCGCGCAGCACTGAATCGATTTCAGAGCCATTTGGAGCGCTCCAAACACTCTTTGGTGCTGCGCAACTGCGCTCATTCTCATCGTCCTACGGATAACGTGTACTGGATGAAGGCCACGCGACAAGACACCCGCCTGGACCCGTTCGTCGAACACTACGCCGCCCGCACTCAGGGGCTCAGGGTATCCGCGGTCCGGGCGCTGTTCGCCGTGGCCAACCGGCCCGAGATCGTGTCGCTGGCGGGAGGGATGCCGAACATCAAGGACCTGCCCCTGGGCGAGATCAGCGACCACATCGCCCGGATGATCCGCGACCAGGGCACGCAGGTCATGCAGTACGGCTCCGGACAGGGCGAGCCGCGCATCCGTGAGCAGATCTGCGAGGTCATGGCGGAGGAGAGCAGCGTCGCGGACCCCGACGACATCGTCATCACCGCGGGCTCCCAGCAGGGCCTGGACCTCGTCACCCGCGTCTTCTGCGACCCGGGGGACGTGATCCTGGCCGAGTCGCCGTCCTACGTGGGGGCGCTCGGCACCTTCCAGAGCTATCAGACCGAGGTGGTGCACGTCGCCTGCGACTCCGAGGGGCTGATTCCCGAGGCCCTGACCGAGACCGCCGAACACTTGAAGAAGCAGGGCAGGCGCGTCAAGTTCCTGTACACGATCCCGAACTTCAACAACCCGTCGGGGGTGACGCAGCCCGTGGAGCGGCGCCGCCGGGTCATCGAAAGCTGCGCAGAGGCGGGGGTGCTGGTGGTGGAGGACAACCCCTACGGGCTGCTGACCCTCGATTCCGGCCCGCTCCCGGCGATGCGTTCCCTCGATACGAACGTGGTCTACCTGGGGTCGTTCTCCAAGACCTTCGCTCCGGGATTCCGCGTCGGCTGGGTGTGTGCCCCGCACGGGGTGAGGGAGCGCCTGGTGCTGGCCCAGGAGTCGGCGACGCTGTGCCCTCCGGTGTTCTCCCAGTTCGCGATCAGCAACTACCTGGAGAACTGCGACTGGCGCGGCCAGATCGGGGTCTTCCGAAACATGTACCGCACCCGGCGCGACGCCATGCTCGCCACCCTGGAACGGGAGATGCCCGACGGCTGCTCCTGGACCCGGCCCGCAGGCGGATTCTTCGTCTGGGTGACGTTGCCCGAGGGGCTGGACGCATCGACGATGCTGCCGCGCGGGGTCGGCGCCCGCGTGGCCTTCGTGCCGGGACCCGCGTTCTTCGCCGACGGGCAGGGTTCCCGCAACGTGCGACTGTCCTACTGCTTCCCGCCGCCCGACCGGATCGCGACGGGGGTGGAGCGATTCGCCCAGGTGGTGCGGAGCGAGCTGGAGATGCTGCGGACCTTCGGCATGCACACCCCGTCGCACGCCAACCCGACCAAGGGACCGGGACCGAACCTGAACTGACCACACCCCGAGTGAAGGACTGATGCCATGACCGTGTTCGTGATCGCCGGTGGCCTGAGCCACGAGCGGGAGGTTTCGTTGCGCTCCGGGAAGCGCCTGGCGGGGGCGCTCCGGAAGAGGGGCCACGCGGTGACCGAAACCGACGTCAACGCCGACCTGATCTCTCGGCTACTCGGGGACGAGGGCCCCGTCGCCATCCCGGTGCTGCACGGCGAGCTCGGCGAGGACGGCGCGCTGCGGGAGGTGTTGTGGATGCTGGGGGTGCCTTTCGTCGGCAGCGACGGCGCCAGCTCCCGGCGCACCTTCGACAAGTCGGTGGCGACGCGGCTGGTCGGGGCCGCCGGCCTGGCGACCCCGCAGCAGGTCGCACTGCCCGACGACGTCTTCCGAGAGCTGGGTGCCCAGGCGGTGATGTCGGCGCTCGGGGAGCGGATCGGGTTCCCGCTCATGGTGAAACCCGCCCGGTCGGGTTCGGCGCTCGGGACGGCGAAGGTGGATTCCGCGGACGACCTGCCGGCGGCCCTCGTCGGGGCCTTCGCCTATGGGAGGGATGTGGTGGTGGAGGAGTTCGTTGAGGGCACGGAACTGTCCGTGACCGTCCTCGAGGACGGCACCGGCCCGCGCGCGCTGCCACCCGTCGAGATCAGGCCCGCCTCGGGGGTCTACGACTACGAGTCCCGCTACACCGCAGGGGCCACCCGTTTCCTCACCCCCGGCGAGCTGCCCGACGACGTGCTCGAGGCGGCCGGGGACTTGGCGGTCCGCGCCCACCGGGTGCTCGGCCACCGCGACATCTCCCGCACCGACATGATCGTGCGCGAAGGCGTCCCGGTGTTCCTGGAGAGCAATGTGGCACCCGGCCTGACGGACACCTCGCTGACGCCCCTCGCCCTGGAGGCCGCCGGTCTCGACATGGGGGAGGTGTTCTCCGCCCTCGTGGAGCGGGCGCGCCACCGCAACCAGTGACGGGGTCCCTTTCCAAAGCCGGTTGAGCCAGCACGTGAGCACCTCTTTTCCAAAGCTGGTTGAGCCGGGGCGCGAGGAACGAGCGACCCGAGTCGAAACCACCGGCAGCCGAACAACATACTCAACCCAGGTCACCATGGTTTCGACACGACCCACTCGCTGACGCTCGCAGGCCGGCTCAACCAACTTCCAACCCCCGAAGTCGAAACCACCGCCCCGGATCAACCACCTTGTCTCCGTCTGGACGTCTCATTTTCCTTTTAGGACAAAACCCCTTGTCAGAGGCCCGAGCGCCAACCGTCGCAGCCGGTTTTATCGACTTATCGATCAAGCGGTAGAGTTATTTGGGAACTCCTGTCAGGGCTCGACGGTGCGGCCGTCGATCACGGCCATGATCCGGTCGAGATCGTCGGTGGAGGCGAACTCGATGGTGATCCTGCCCTTGTTCTTGCCGATGGCGACCTTCACCCGGGTGTCGAAGTGGTCGGAGAGAAGCGCCGCGACGGCAGCTTCACGTTCCGATGGCAGTCGGCGGACGCGGGGGGTGGGTTCCTCCTCGGTGGGGGCGTTGCCGAGCCGGACGATCTCTTCGGTGCTGCGGACCGAGAGACCCTCTGCGACGATCCGCTCGGCGAGCAGCTCCTGCGATCTCTGGTTGGTCAGCCCGAGCAGCGCGCGCGCGTGTCCCGCGGAGAGCACCCCGGCCGCCACCTTCGTCTGCACGGTGGAGGGGAGGTTCAGCAGCCGCAGGGTGTTCGAGATCTGCGGACGGCTGCGATGAATCCGCTGGGAGAGTTCCTCCTTGGTGCAGTTGAAGTCGCCCAGGAGCTGTTGGTAGGCGAGGGCTTCCTCCAGGGGGTTGAGGTTGGCGCGGTGCAGGTTCTCCAGGAGCGCGTCGCGGAGGAGCGCGTCGTCGTCGGTCCCGCGGACGATGGCCGGGATCGTTTCCTTGCCCGCCATCTTGGAAGCGCGGAACCGACGCTCACCCATGATCAGCTCGAAGTGCTTGGGGGCCACTTCACGTACAACGACGGGCTGCAGCACGCCGAACTCGCCGATGGAGGCGGCCAGCTCGCTCAGGTCGTCCTCGTCAAAGACGTGACGCGGCTGCCGGGGATTGGGGACGATCTGGTCCAGCGGCAGCTCGACGAAATAGGAGCCGTCCCGGAGCCGGTCGGAGGGGGCTGTGGTGTCGCGGGTGTTCTCCTCGTCCGTCCGGGCGA
This window contains:
- the trxB gene encoding thioredoxin-disulfide reductase; its protein translation is MTVHELIIIGSGPAGYTAAIYAARAALKPIVFEGALDSGGALMNTTEVENFPGFPDGVMGPDLMGQMRSQAERFGAQLVTDDAEAVDLTGEVKKVTDSAGKVWEAKAVILAMGSGYRKLGVDGEDRLSGRGVSWCATCDGAFFRDKPIAVIGGGDSAVEEATFLTRFASRVTLVHRRDELRASKAMASRAEKDPKLDFAWNSVVESVNGDARVESVTLRDTVTGETRRLEVSGVFVAIGHDPRSALVKGQVELDEAGYVKVAAGSQATNLQGVFACGDLVDHTYRQAITAAGSGCQAALDAERWLAANEA
- the trxA gene encoding thioredoxin, translated to MAVVDVTEATFADEVLLSPVPVVVDYWATWCGPCKQMAPIIEELARDYEGRVKFVKLDINAEVAFAAEKGILSIPTLEFYKSGKVEKTLSGGKSKNALKKVIDELV
- a CDS encoding PLP-dependent aminotransferase family protein, translating into MKATRQDTRLDPFVEHYAARTQGLRVSAVRALFAVANRPEIVSLAGGMPNIKDLPLGEISDHIARMIRDQGTQVMQYGSGQGEPRIREQICEVMAEESSVADPDDIVITAGSQQGLDLVTRVFCDPGDVILAESPSYVGALGTFQSYQTEVVHVACDSEGLIPEALTETAEHLKKQGRRVKFLYTIPNFNNPSGVTQPVERRRRVIESCAEAGVLVVEDNPYGLLTLDSGPLPAMRSLDTNVVYLGSFSKTFAPGFRVGWVCAPHGVRERLVLAQESATLCPPVFSQFAISNYLENCDWRGQIGVFRNMYRTRRDAMLATLEREMPDGCSWTRPAGGFFVWVTLPEGLDASTMLPRGVGARVAFVPGPAFFADGQGSRNVRLSYCFPPPDRIATGVERFAQVVRSELEMLRTFGMHTPSHANPTKGPGPNLN
- a CDS encoding D-alanine--D-alanine ligase family protein encodes the protein MTVFVIAGGLSHEREVSLRSGKRLAGALRKRGHAVTETDVNADLISRLLGDEGPVAIPVLHGELGEDGALREVLWMLGVPFVGSDGASSRRTFDKSVATRLVGAAGLATPQQVALPDDVFRELGAQAVMSALGERIGFPLMVKPARSGSALGTAKVDSADDLPAALVGAFAYGRDVVVEEFVEGTELSVTVLEDGTGPRALPPVEIRPASGVYDYESRYTAGATRFLTPGELPDDVLEAAGDLAVRAHRVLGHRDISRTDMIVREGVPVFLESNVAPGLTDTSLTPLALEAAGLDMGEVFSALVERARHRNQ
- a CDS encoding ParB/RepB/Spo0J family partition protein; translation: MARGKQHVGLGKGLGDLFARTDEENTRDTTAPSDRLRDGSYFVELPLDQIVPNPRQPRHVFDEDDLSELAASIGEFGVLQPVVVREVAPKHFELIMGERRFRASKMAGKETIPAIVRGTDDDALLRDALLENLHRANLNPLEEALAYQQLLGDFNCTKEELSQRIHRSRPQISNTLRLLNLPSTVQTKVAAGVLSAGHARALLGLTNQRSQELLAERIVAEGLSVRSTEEIVRLGNAPTEEEPTPRVRRLPSEREAAVAALLSDHFDTRVKVAIGKNKGRITIEFASTDDLDRIMAVIDGRTVEP